The Paenibacillus yonginensis genome segment GATTCCACCGATGCTATGTTTGACAACGCGATGAAAGGCGGACTGGCTTCCGGTCTGGTTAAGGAAGGCGATCTGGTAGTCATTACTGCAGGGATTCCACTTGGTCGTTCCGGTTCCACGAACCTGATCAAGGTTGGACAAATCACGAAATAAGAATCACCCGATAAGGAAATAAAGGAGAAAGCAATGGCCATCCGTCGCATGCGGAGCCATTGCTTTTTCCCTTTTGAAGGGAGCAGACAAAAAAATGAGTCAAAAGACATCCGCCGAGCGGACTGCATCAAGCTGCTGGTACACGAATGGTCTGCGTGTCAGATATCAGGAAACGGATCAAATGGCGATTGTTTATCATGCCAATTATTTAAACTGGTTTGAGATGGGAAGAACCGAATTTATCCGGCAGTTCGGATTTACTTACCGGTCAATGGAGGAGAAAGGTGTCCTGCTGCCGGTCATCGATTTGAATATTCAGTACAAACGTCCTGCCTTATACGATGACCTGGTTGCCGTATTTACCCGCGTAATCCGCTTTAATCCGCTCAGGCTCGACTTTGAATATGAGGTTCGCAGATGGCCGTCGGATTCTGAAGGGGAGCCTGGCTTAGATACGCTGGATAAAAAATGGCCGGTAGACCGCGAGCTCCCGGGCGAACTGCTGGTTACCGGCGCCTCTTCGCATGCCTGGGTCACGAAAGAGATGAAACCCCTCCGACTGGATAAAACCTTGCCTGAACTGTACAATATTCTAAAAGAGCAGATTTTATAGCGATTATACAGCTACCTTTAATAAAACAGCTCAAGGTTAGGAGTAATGTGATGCGAAAATGGTTGTTTGTTCTGATTCTGCTTGTCCCCATTCTGGAATTTTACGGTTTCGTTTATGTCGGCGATCGGCTGGGACTAGGCAAAACCATTTTTCTTACGCTTGCAACTTCTGTGATTGGCGGAGTGATGATGCAGTTTGAAGGGCGTAAAATTATGGCCGATGCCAAAATGAAAGCAAATAATGGAGGGCAGCTGCCCGGAAAGCTGGTGCTGAACGGCATCTGCGTGTTTGGCGGCGGCATTCTGCTGCTGATCCCCGGTTTCATAACCGACATTATCGGCTTCCTGCTGGTCTTCCCGTTAACCCGTCCGCTGCTGCGTTATCCGATCCGGAAATGGGTAGAGAAAAAGCTGAAGAACGGCACCATTACGTTTTTTCGGCGCTGAGCAGGTCAAATGACAGGCAAGATTCCTCTAATAAAGATAAAAGCCATGCTCCTGTGCAGGAACATGGCTTTTATGGTTGCAACTAAGAAAGTCCAGCTTTGTTCAGGTTTACCTGACTCTCCCGTTCATAATGTAATTCCGCAGTTCTCCAAACACCCCGGTTTTGTAGACGGCAGAAATGACCACAAAAGCGACAGGGCCGATGATCAAACCAAGCACCCCAAACAGCTTGAGTCCGACAAACATGCCTACCAGAGTCGGAAGCGGATCAAGACCAACGCTGGTAGCCAGCACTTTAGGTTCAATCAAATGCCGGGCGATGGTAATGACGCCGTAGAGAATGAGCAGGCCAATGCCGAGCTGCATATCGCCGGCCGCGAAATGGTAAACAATCCAGGGGACCATGACGGTTCCGACACCGAGATAAGGCAGCAGATCAACCAGGCCGATCAGGATAGCCAGGGTGAAGGCCGAATCAACGCCCAGAATCAGCAGTCCGATAAGTACAATAAAGGCGGTTATCGACACCATAATAAACAGGGAACGAAGGTAGCCGAAAAAGGCCTTTTTCAAACTGGACCAAATTTCGCCGGTTGTTTTGCGGAGAGGAGCGGGCACCCAGCCCGCCAGGGTCATGGTGTGCTTCTCCCAATTTTTTTCGATAAAGAAAGTCGCCAGAACCGTGACAATCAGAATCAGCAGGAAATGGGGCAGGGAAGTCAGCACCCCGACAATGCCGTTCAGGAAATCGGATACGAACTGGGTTACAGCGGCGCTGATCGTGTCCGTCGTTTTGTTAATATTTTTATTGATGGTATCTTCGTATTTTGGGTTATCCTGGATAAATTTATTGATTTCATAAACGATATTCTGAATGCCTTCGCTGTTCGACCAGCGGATGAAAATATCTCTGATCTGATCTACATAGGTATCAAAAGATTCGGTAAGATGAATGATCTCCTTGACCATTCGGGTAACAGCGGCAGACAGCACAAGCACAGCTCCCCCGAAATAAACCATTAAGCCGGAGGTCACGGCCAGCCATCTTGGCATTTTGGCTTTCCTCTGCAGAAAACGTACAAAAGGTTTCATAGCATAAGCGATCAGCCAGGCGATCAGGAACGGGTACAGCAGCGGGAGCAGCCAATAAGCTCCAAGGAGCAGAAGGGCGAAAGCAACCAATACCCATAAGCCACGCAAAATACGTTTGACGATAATATGATCCACGAATAACCCCTCCTACGATCCTCGTCTCCTATTTTATAGTATGCAGGATAAGCCTATTTAAAGGCAAATGGTGAGAAAAATCATTGATTTGTAACCGAATACAAAAATTGTTTATGTAACTGATAAAACATTTTGATGCTGCTAGAATCGCCGAAATTGTTCCCTTGCTCGCTAAAATCCAGTATGATGATAGAAGGTTTCACCACGTGTCAATTTTATTTTGACATTTTTCTGAACAAAATGACGTGTTCCCCTTGTCATTCATCACCAAAATTTTGTAAACTTTTAAAATGTAAATGTTTTCATTCGGCTTGTTGACACATTTCGTTCACAAAGGAGAGATGTATTATGACAGCTACCAAGGGTCTGGAAGGCGTTGTAGCAGCCGCTTCCTCGATCAGTTCTATTGAAGACGGCGTACTTGCCTATCGCGGCATTAATATCGATGAAATGGCGGAGCATGCAACCTTCGAGGAGACGGCCTTCCTGCTTTGGCATGGCCATCTGCCCAATCATCAGGAACTCGCGGAGCTGAAGCAGTTGATCAGTGACCATTCGGCTGTACCGGACGTTTTGATTGAGCAGCTCAAACTTTATCCGAAGGATGCAAATACGATGGCAGCGCTGCGGACTGCCGTATCCGCTCTTGCTTTGTATGACGAAACAGCGAATGATAATTCCAGGGAAGCCAATCAGATGAAAGCGATCAAACTGCAGGCCCAGCTTCCAACGTTGATTGCGGCGTTCGCCCGCATTCGCGAAGGTCAAGAGCCGATTGCTCCGCTGCCGGGCGTATCGATTGCCCATAATTTCCTGTATATGCTTACCGGCGAGGAGCCTGACGCTACGTCTGTAGTGGCTTTGGACAAAGCACTGGTCCTTCACGCCGATCACGAACTAAATGCTTCCACCTTCTCGGCCCGCGTTACGATCGCAACTTTGACCGACATTTATTCAGCGATCACCTCAGCGATCGGCACTTTGAAAGGACCTTTGCATGGAGGCGCAAATGAAGCGGTGATGAATATGCTGCAGGAAATCGGCACCGTTGAGAACGCTGAGCCGTATATTCAGCGCAAGCTGCAAAGCAAAGAGAAGATTATGGGTTTTGGGCACCGTGTATACAAAAACGGAGATCCGCGGGCCAAACATTTGCAGAAGATGTCCCGCCAGCTGGGTTTAATGCAGGGAGACACCACGTTATATGACATTTCAGTTAAGGTGGAGAGTCTGGTAACGGGGCAGAAGGGACTCCAGCCGAACGTAGATTTCTATTCGGCTTCCGTTTATACAATGCTGGGCATTCCGAAAGATCTGTTCACACCGATTTTTGCAATCAGCCGCTTGTCCGGATGGACGGCACACATTCTGGAACAGCTCGACAACAACCGGATTATCCGTCCGCGTGCCGAATACACGGGACAATTTAACCAAAAATATATTCCGATCGACCTGAGACCATAAACATCTGCATGAGAAATATAGGTGATTTATGTTACACTAGTCTCACGTAAAGGCGTTAGAGCCGGCTGGAGTCAGCGGTCTGTCCGAGTGAAGTTGGCTTGGGCTCACGCTATACCGCCGGCCTGCTTTTGCCGTTGTTCCATATCCATTACATAAACTGAGGAGGAACTTGAAATCATGCCAAAGTTGGAGAAATTTGCTCTGCCTACCGAAGGGGAAAAGATTGAAATTCAAAACGGTAAGCTTGTTGTTCCAAACCATCCGATCGTGCCGTTCATCGAAGGTGACGGAACAGGCCGCGACATTTGGAAGGCTTCCAAACGAGTGCTGGATGCAGCGGTTGAGAAGGCTTACGGCGGAGAAAAGAAAATCGCCTGGTATGAAGTATTTGCCGGTGAGAAAGCATTTCATACATACGGAGAATGGCTGCCTGCCGATACGCTGACAGCGATCCGTGAATATATCGTGGCTATTAAAGGACCTTTGACTACACCGATCGGCGGCGGTATCCGTTCCTTGAACGTGGCGCTCCGCCAGGAGCTGGACTTGTATGTCTGCCTTCGTCCGGTACGTTATTTCAACGGCGTGCCTTCGCCGGTTAAACGTCCTGAAGACGTGGACATGGTTATTTTCCGCGAGAATACGGAAGATATTTATGCCGGCATTGAATACCAGGAAGGCTCCGAGGAAGTCAAGAAGGTATTGGCTTTCCTGCAGAACGAAATGGGCGTGAGCAAAATCCGTTTCCCGGAAACATCCGGCATCGGTATCAAACCGGTATCGGAAGAAGGCTCCAAACGTCTTGTCCGCGCAGCCGTCGAATATGCTGTGAAGCATGGCCGCAAGAGCGTGACGCTTGTTCATAAAGGCAATATCATGAAATTTACGGAAGGCGCCTTTAAGAACTGGGGTTATGAAGTAGCTGAAGCAGAATTCGGCGACAAAGTGTTCACTTGGGCCGAATATGACCGCATCAAGGAAGCTTCCGGTACGGACGCCGCCAATGCGGCCCAGGAAGAAGCCGAGAAAGCAGGCAAAATCATCATTAAGGATGCGATTGCCGACATTGCCCTGCAACAGGTGCTAACCCGTCCTAAAGATTTTGATGTGATCGCGACATTGAACCTGAACGGCGATTATCTGTCCGACGCCCTTGCAGCACAAGTAGGCGGTATCGGTATTGCTCCGGGAGCTAATATCAACTATGTGACCGGTCATGCGATCTTTGAAGCTACGCACGGAACGGCTCCTAAATATGCAGACAAAGACGTAGTAAACCCGGGTTCGGTTATTTTGTCCGGCGTTATGATGCTTGAGCATCTGGGCTGGCAGGAAGCGGCGGACCTAATCTACAAAGGTTTGGAAACGTCGATTAACCATAAAACTGTGACCTACGATTTTGCGCGTTTGATGGAAGGCGCAACGCAGGTGAAATGTTCCGAATTTGCGGACGAAGTGATCAAAAACATGTAAGGAGGTTTACGATCATCGTGAATAACCGCAAGAAAATTACCGTTGTTGGCGCCGGGTTTACCGGCGCCACAACTGCTTTTATGCTGGCGCAGAAGGAGCTTGGCGACGTGGTGCTGCTGGATATTCCGCAGCTTGAGAATCCGGCCAAAGGCAAGGCGCTGGATATGCTCGAAGCCAGCCCGGTACTGGGCTTTGACAGCAGGATAACCGGCACTTCCAGCTACGAGGATGCGGCAGGCTCCGACCTGGTCGTGATCACTGCCGGAGTAGCAAGAAAACCGGGAATGAGCCGCGACGACCTCGTTACAACGAACGCGGCTATTGTTCGTTCTGTCTGTGAGAACATCAAAACCTATTGTCCGGACGCAACGGTGGTTCTCTTAAGCAATCCGGTAGATGCGATGACATATGCGGCTTATCAGACCCTTGGTTTTCCGAAGAACCGGGTCATCGGGCAATCCGGTGTGCTGGACAGCGCCAGGTACTGTACGTTTATTGCCCAGGAATTAAAGGTTTCAGTCGAAGATGTGCAAGGGTTTGTCCTGGGCGGACATGGGGACGATATGGTGCCTATGGTCCGCTACTCCAGCGTAGGCGGCATTCCTGTAGAGAGTCTGATTTCCAAGGATCGGTTGGATGCGATTATTGAGCGTACGCGGAAGGGCGGGGGAGAGATCGTTGACCTGCTGGGCAGCGGCAGCGCTTATTATGCACCGGCTGCGGCTCTGGTACAGATGGCGGAAGCAATCCTGAAGGATAAGAAACGGGTTCTGCCGGTCATTGCTTTGCTGGAAGGGCAATATGGGTATGAAGATCTGTTCCTCGGCGTTCCTGTCGTACTCGGAGGGGCAGGTATTGAGCAAATATTTGAACTTGAGCTGACTCCGGAGGAGAAGGCGGCCTTGGACCGCTCAGCCGATTCTGTTCGGCAGGTAACGGCTGTTGTTCAACGTTCTTAAGGTTTGGTTTCGTAGAAGGAACGGCAAAGAGACGGATGTCCGAAAGGGGTCCGCCTCTTTTGCTTTTTTGTCACTTCCCGGCTTTGCAGGGGGACAAGCTTACGGCTATAATAGATGGGAATCATTAGCAGTCAAGCTGTGAGCATGAATAGAAAGCATGAATAGAAAGGATGAATGAACAGGATGTTTAAAGTAATTATGTTTCTTCACATTTTGGGGTCGCTGGCTTTGGGCTTTTATTTGGTGCTTCCGTTTGTCGTCGGCGGCATCAGCAGGCTGTCCGAGGCGAGCCGGGAAGGTGTCTTGAATATTATCCGCTCCTTGAATCGTTTTGCCCAATACGGGCTTGTTCTTCAGCTGCTGACGGGCATTTATCTTGTATTTAAAGGCGATTATACGATGGCGTGGACGACGGTTGTCGGCATTCTGTTCCTTATCGCCGGCGGCTTGAGCGGCATGCTGGGCAAGCCGCTTCGTCTGGCTAAAAGCGGGGATGCGGCTTCGGCCTTTGGCAAGATCCGCAGCTTTAGCGCGCTGCTGGCGATCGTTGTGCTGGTGCTCAGCTTCTTTATGGTATACCGCCACATTATTTAAGTCGGGCAGTTTTCTAGGCACTCCATCAGTGCGGTTATAAGAACCGCAGGATGGAGTGTTTTTTATAGGGCTGAGCAGCGGGTTGTTTGAGGATTTGCCGACGGTGGTAAGGGATAGAGGAACGCCGCTGCAGAAGATTTTAGCATAAGCGGCGCCGATTGGGTCATTCTAAGCTTGATCCTAACCTTTGAACGACAAGAAAGGAGTTACCATCATGACGCAAAATCAACAGCCTAAACAAACCTTGCCTCCTCAGCATCAAAATCAACAGCCGGGAGCGGAAAGTGAGATGCACCCTCTTCCACAATATGAGGGGAATTATAAAGCAGCAGGCAAACTGAAAGGCAAAACAGCGCTGATCACGGGCGGTGACAGCGGAATTGGCCGAGCTGTGGCCGTAGCGTATGCCAAAGAAGGCGCCAATGTGGCGATCGTTTATTTAAATGAAGATCAGGACGCAGAGAAGACCAAACAGGAAGTGGAACAGGAAGGGATTAAAGCGCTGCTTATTCCGGGAGATGTCGGGGATGAGGCTTTTGCGGCCAAGGCCGTCAAGCAAACGGTGGATACCTTTGGCGGACTGGACATTCTGGTCAACAACGCCGGGGAGCAGCATCCGCAGCAGAGCATTGAGGACATTACCTCGGCCCAGCTGGAGAAGACATTCCGGACCAATATCTTCGGCATGTTCTATTTCGTCAAAGCGGCTATGCCGCATTTGAAGAAGGGCAGTGCAATTATCAACACGGCTTCCATTACGGCTTACGAGGGCAATCCTACGTTAATTGACTATTCGTCTACTAAGGGGGCGATCATAAGTTTTACCCGCGCTTTGTCCAATAACATCGTTGGCAATGGCATACGCGTAAACGCGGTAGCGCCGGGACCGATCTGGACGCCGCTCATTCCGTCTACCTTCGATGCGGAGAAGGTCAAGAAGTTTGGGGCCGACACGCCTATGAAACGGCCGGGACAACCGGAAGAGCTGGCGCCGGCTTACGTGTTCCTGGCTAGCGATGACTCCTCTTATATCAGCGGGCAGACGATTCATATCAACGGCGGCACTGTTGTGAACGGATAATGGTTTAACAGGCGATTAAGGCGGCTGTCGGGAGTGGATACAGCCATGCACAGCAGCTGAGCTTGGAAAGCTCCGGGGAAACCCGGGGCTTTTTAATATTTATGCAATGGGATTGTATGCGCTTTAAATTTAATGGAAATAGGCAGAAATGCGGCGTTCCCTGTGTTATGATAACTGTAGAATAAGCTGGAAAAGCAGAGAAAGGGGAAGCTTCGTGATGAAATCTTTTGAACAAAGTGTTTACGAGCTGATTGTCGAGACATCAACCAACCTGCCTGGAGATGTACGGATTGCGGTACAGCGAGGGAAAGCTGCCGAGAACGAAGCGACCCGTGCCGGTCTGGCGCTGTCTACGATTGTAACCAACATTGAAATGGCGGAGGATCAGGTTTCGCCGATTTGCCAGGATACCGGCATGCCGACTTTCATCGTGCATACGCCGGTCGGAGCGAACCAAATTCAAATGAAGCGGGACATTCATTCCGCTATTGTACAGGCTACCAAGGAAGGCAAGCTTCGTCCCAATTCGGTTGATTCCCTGACCGGGAAGAACAGCGGCGACAATCTGGGGCCGGGAACGCCTGTGATTCATTTTGAGCAATGGGAGAAAGATGAAATCGATGTACGCCTTATTCTAAAGGGCGGAGGATGCGAGAATAAAAATATCCAATACAGCCTTCCAGCCGAGCTCGAAGGGCTTGGCAAAGCCGGACGCGATCTGGACGGAATTCGTAAATGTATCCTGCACGCCATTTATCAGGCACAAGGCCAGGGCTGCAGTGCAGGCTTTCTTGGCGTAGGCATCGGTGGAGACCGGACTACCGGATATGAGCTGGCCAAACAGCAGCTGTTCCGGCCTCTGGATGACACGAACCCTATTCCTGAACTGGCGGAGCTTGAAGCGTATATTATGGACAATGCCAACAAACTGGGGATCGGCACTATGGGCTTTGGAGGCGAAGTGACGCTGCTTGGCTGCAAAATTGGCGTGATGAACCGGCTGCCGGCCAGCTTTTTTGTATCCGTCGCTTATAACTGCTGGGCTTTCCGCCGCCAAGGGGTTCTAGTTGACCCGGCTACCGGTGAAATCTCCAGCTGGATCTATCCTAGAGGCTCCGAGGTGGATATGTCGGCTTTGCAGGCTGCGCAGCAGGCTGAAGCAGGAGCGGCAGCAGCTGAGCTGACCGAAAAACAAACGGCAGCCGCTTCTTCGCGGGAAGTAGTGCTGCAGACTCCGATTTCGGAAGAACAGATTCGCAGCCTGCGCGTAGGCGATGTCGTAATCATCAAAGGTGAAATGCATACCGGACGGGATGCGCTGCACAAATATTTAATGGACCATGATGCGCCGATTGACCTGAACGGAGCTGTAATCTATCACTGCGGGCCGGTGATGCTGAAGGACGAAGAAGGCTGGCATGTCAAGGCGGCAGGGCCGACCACAAGCATTCGCGAAGAGCCGTACCAAGGCGACATTCTGAAGAAGTTCGGGATTCGGGCTGTTATCGGCAAAGGCGGCATGGGGCCTAAAACGCTGGCAGCTCTTCAGGAGCACGGTGGGGTTTATCTGAATGCCATCGGCGGAGCAGCGCAGTATTATGCGGAATGCATCAAGAAAGTGAACGGTGTGGACTTTATGGAATTTGGCATTCCGGAGGCGATGTGGCACCTGGAGGTTGATGGATTTGCGGCTATTGTGACGATGGATTCCCATGGCAACAGCTTGCATGCGGAAGTGGAGAAGGATTCCTTGGAGAAGCTGAGCCAGTTTAAAGAGACGGTATTCAAATGATTGTTAAAGGGTAAAACGGATAGGAGTGCGTTATGAAATCATTCCGTACCAGATTGGCCTGGATTCTGATGGGGCTGGTCGGCATTTCCATGTGTGCGGCCGGCCTGACCATGGCCAAAGTGTTTAAAGATTCTCACATTTCTGTTCTGGAAGACAATATGGCCCGGGAAATAAATATATTGTCCAGCACCTTTGCCTTTCAGCCGGCAGAAAACAATCCGGAAGCGTTCAGCTATTACTCCTCCAAGGCGGCTGAATTGGACAACCTTACCGGACTGCGGGTGACTTTCATTCGGGCTGACGGGCAAGTGATGGGGGATTCCGAAAGCAACGCTTCCAAGATGGAAAATCACCTGCACCGCCATGAAATTGAAACGGCAGGCCAGGCGGGCTCCGGCCATCCGGGTATTTCTATTCGTTTCAGCGATACGATCAAAGAAGATATGCTTTATGTCGCCGAGAAGGTAACCAGCGATCAGGGCTTTGACGGATACATCCGTCTGTCGATGAGCCTTCATACGGTTAAGGAAGGATTATGGAAAGCCTGGTCTCTGATGATCGGCGGTTTGCTTATTCTGTTTGTGGCCGCAGGATTGGTCAGCTACCGTCTGGCTTACAGCATTACCAAACCGCTTAACAAAATTACCCAAGTGGCCAACCGGATTTCGCGGCTCGATTATGATGCCAGAGTTTATTTGCAGCGGCGGGTGGATGAAATCGGGCAGCTTGGCGGCGCCATCAACCGGATGGCGGACAGCCTTCAGCAGCAGCTCAAGGTCATCCGCGAAAATGAAGACCTGCTGCAAAGCGTACTCGCCAACATGACGGGCGGTATTATTATCGTAGATGTTGACGGGCATATTGCGCTTGTAAACCGGGCAGCTTGCCGCATCTTGCGGATCCGGGAGCAGGAGGCGCTGGGAAGACCTTATCAGGAAATCAAACGGAGTTATGAATTAACGAAATTTATAGATGAAGGCGTATCCCGCAGGGGTTATGTATCTGAAGAGCTGACCGTTTATGATCCGGAAGAGAAAATTTTGCGTATTGATGTGGTTCCAATGTATGAGGAAGGCGATGCGTACAGGGGCATGCTGTTTCACTTCCAGGATGTGACGGAAATCCGCAAGCTGGAAAGAATGCGCAGCGAATTCGTTGCTAATGTATCGCATGAGTTAAAGACGCCGATTGCAGCCGTTCAAGGTTTTGCGGAGACGCTGCTGACCGGTGAAGTGAAGGATGAGGAGACGGCCCGCTCCTTCCTGCAGATTATTTATGATGAAGGCGACAGGCTCAACCGGCTGATCGGGGATATTTTGGAGCTGTCCAAAATCGAATCGCGCCGCGTGCCACTTGCCTTTGAACCCATAGAACTGCGCCCGCTGTTCGAAAGCCTGTTTGAGGTACTGAAGTCGGCTGCGGAGAAGAAATCCATTTCCTTGAAGCTGGAAGTGCCGGAAGGCATGTTTATGGAAGGGGATGAGGACCGGCTGCGGCAGATTTTCATGAATCTGTTGTCCAATGCGATCAGCTACACCCCGGATGGAGGCAGAGTCAAGGTAACAGCGGAAATTCTGGACGACGGAGACGAAGAGAAAATCCGGTTTGTCGTATCCGACACGGGCATCGGTATTCCGAAAAAAGATCTGCCCCGCATCTTCGAGCGTTTCTATAGAGTGGATAAAGCCAGATCGAGAAGTTCAGGCGGCACAGGACTGGGACTGTCCATTGTTAAACATTTGGTAGATCTGAATCACGGAACGATTAAGGTGGAGAGCAAGGTGGGAGAAGGGTCTTCCTTTATTCTGGAAATGCCGATGGTGCAGCAAATCGATTGACAGATGATCAGTCCGGTTAGTCCAATGCGGGAAAATACGATTTTACACCGGGTTAACATTTCCGTGCTATGCTGATAATAAATGAGTCCCGGCAATCCGCCGGATTCATCAATCAGAAGGTAAATGGGGGTTCCTATGGCTAAGCGATTGCTGGTTATTGAGGATGAGCCAACACTGTCACGGCTGCTGTCTTATAATTTAAAGAACGAGGGCTACGAGGTAACGGTAGAGGAGAATGGCCACAGCGGATGCGAGACAGGGCTCCGGTCAAGCTTTGATCTGATTCTGCTGGATTTGATGCTTCCGGGAATGAACGGCTTTGAAATTATGTCTAAGCTGAGAAACGAAGGCATCGGGACGCCGATCATTATCCTTACAGCTAAAAATGCCGAAGAAGAAGTGGTGCAGGGGCTCAAATCCGGTGCCGATGATTATATAACGAAGCCGTTTGGCGTAGCCGAGCTTTTGGCCCGCGTAGCTGCGGTGCTCCGGAGATCCTCTGGAGACGAGGAGATTGTGAAGCCTGTGCTGGAAACCGAATCCCAGATTGTATTGGGAGAACTTGTTATTTATCCGGAGAAATATGAAGTCACTTTGGGCGGAGAAACGATTACGCTCAGACCGAAAGAATTCGAAGTGCTTCTTTATCTGGCCAGGAAGCCCGGTGTCGTCATGACCCGGGACGATCTGATGAATGCGGTTTGGGGATTTGACTATATCGGAGGACAGCGGACGGTGGACGTGCATGTCAGCTCGCTTCGCAAAAAGCTGGAGCTGGACCCCGAGTCCGTTCATATCGATTCGATCCGCGGCGTAGGGTACAAGCTGGTTGTAAATAAGAAAAAAGGGTTATCCCAAAAGGTTTAACGGGCCGGGATAGCCCTTGTTTTTTGTCCATTTTATGAATTTACATACTTTACAATTACTTTTTACTTTCCAGGCTTATGATAAAGCTGCAAACGGAACAATGACTACAGGGGGTCTAACGAGATGCAGTTAACACCTATTCAAGAACGTGAACAAGCTGCCGCCCATTTATGGAAAACGGAGGTACCCTTGGTTTCACCTGAAGTCACTTGTAAGGAGCTGCTGTCGCGTTTTCAGGAACAGGATGAGCCGCCTTGCGTTGTGTTGTGCGACAATGCTGGTCAAATAGCAGGACTGATCATGCGGGAGCAGTTCTATCGCAAGCTTACCGGCCGGTTTGCGGCCGAATTATTTTATGATCGTACCGTATCCAAATTTGCCGATCCCCATCCTCTTATCATGGAGATAAGCCGTGATCCGGCAGAAATTATAGATGCAGCATTGGCCCGGGAAGAAGAACGTTTCTATGATTGTGTTATTTTAACGGATAACGGCCGTTTCAACGGCGTTATTACCGTCCATCATTTAATGATGTTATCCCGGCTATTACAGCAGGAAGCCCGCCACTCCCGTTACAGCGTTCTGGCTTCCTCACGAAAGGCAGTCGAGACGATTGAAGTGGCCACCCGGGAGGTGACCAGCGCTGCCGAGCAGGGCCAGGCGTTAACGGAGAAAATGATTGATCTGACACAGGACGGACGGATTGAACTGCAGATGGTCAAGCTTTCCTTCGAACGTGTGTTATCCATGATTATGGCGCAGGCCGAACAAATCGGGCATTTGCGGAACATGGCAGACGATATTATGCGTATCTCCGCATCGATTCGCGAGCTCGCCGACCGCTCGGGCATGCTGGCTATGAACGCAGTGATCGAAGCTTCGCATGCAGGGGAGCATGGCCGGGGATTTTCAGTTGTAGCGAACGAAGTGAAGAATTTGGCCAACCAGACCAAAAGCTTCTCGGATGAAATAGGAGCCACACTTAAGCAGGTGAATGCGTTAGTCCACCAAGCCGTTCAATATTCGGCTGACTCGGAGCTGGAGATGGAGCAGAGTAAAACCCGGGTAGACT includes the following:
- a CDS encoding fumarate hydratase encodes the protein MKSFEQSVYELIVETSTNLPGDVRIAVQRGKAAENEATRAGLALSTIVTNIEMAEDQVSPICQDTGMPTFIVHTPVGANQIQMKRDIHSAIVQATKEGKLRPNSVDSLTGKNSGDNLGPGTPVIHFEQWEKDEIDVRLILKGGGCENKNIQYSLPAELEGLGKAGRDLDGIRKCILHAIYQAQGQGCSAGFLGVGIGGDRTTGYELAKQQLFRPLDDTNPIPELAELEAYIMDNANKLGIGTMGFGGEVTLLGCKIGVMNRLPASFFVSVAYNCWAFRRQGVLVDPATGEISSWIYPRGSEVDMSALQAAQQAEAGAAAAELTEKQTAAASSREVVLQTPISEEQIRSLRVGDVVIIKGEMHTGRDALHKYLMDHDAPIDLNGAVIYHCGPVMLKDEEGWHVKAAGPTTSIREEPYQGDILKKFGIRAVIGKGGMGPKTLAALQEHGGVYLNAIGGAAQYYAECIKKVNGVDFMEFGIPEAMWHLEVDGFAAIVTMDSHGNSLHAEVEKDSLEKLSQFKETVFK
- the pnpS gene encoding two-component system histidine kinase PnpS → MKSFRTRLAWILMGLVGISMCAAGLTMAKVFKDSHISVLEDNMAREINILSSTFAFQPAENNPEAFSYYSSKAAELDNLTGLRVTFIRADGQVMGDSESNASKMENHLHRHEIETAGQAGSGHPGISIRFSDTIKEDMLYVAEKVTSDQGFDGYIRLSMSLHTVKEGLWKAWSLMIGGLLILFVAAGLVSYRLAYSITKPLNKITQVANRISRLDYDARVYLQRRVDEIGQLGGAINRMADSLQQQLKVIRENEDLLQSVLANMTGGIIIVDVDGHIALVNRAACRILRIREQEALGRPYQEIKRSYELTKFIDEGVSRRGYVSEELTVYDPEEKILRIDVVPMYEEGDAYRGMLFHFQDVTEIRKLERMRSEFVANVSHELKTPIAAVQGFAETLLTGEVKDEETARSFLQIIYDEGDRLNRLIGDILELSKIESRRVPLAFEPIELRPLFESLFEVLKSAAEKKSISLKLEVPEGMFMEGDEDRLRQIFMNLLSNAISYTPDGGRVKVTAEILDDGDEEKIRFVVSDTGIGIPKKDLPRIFERFYRVDKARSRSSGGTGLGLSIVKHLVDLNHGTIKVESKVGEGSSFILEMPMVQQID
- a CDS encoding response regulator transcription factor, whose protein sequence is MAKRLLVIEDEPTLSRLLSYNLKNEGYEVTVEENGHSGCETGLRSSFDLILLDLMLPGMNGFEIMSKLRNEGIGTPIIILTAKNAEEEVVQGLKSGADDYITKPFGVAELLARVAAVLRRSSGDEEIVKPVLETESQIVLGELVIYPEKYEVTLGGETITLRPKEFEVLLYLARKPGVVMTRDDLMNAVWGFDYIGGQRTVDVHVSSLRKKLELDPESVHIDSIRGVGYKLVVNKKKGLSQKV
- a CDS encoding methyl-accepting chemotaxis protein, which codes for MQLTPIQEREQAAAHLWKTEVPLVSPEVTCKELLSRFQEQDEPPCVVLCDNAGQIAGLIMREQFYRKLTGRFAAELFYDRTVSKFADPHPLIMEISRDPAEIIDAALAREEERFYDCVILTDNGRFNGVITVHHLMMLSRLLQQEARHSRYSVLASSRKAVETIEVATREVTSAAEQGQALTEKMIDLTQDGRIELQMVKLSFERVLSMIMAQAEQIGHLRNMADDIMRISASIRELADRSGMLAMNAVIEASHAGEHGRGFSVVANEVKNLANQTKSFSDEIGATLKQVNALVHQAVQYSADSELEMEQSKTRVDSADQTFQNMDEAVKAVELADKEISRLAHAARQQAEYVIEELNNLG